The segment CCTGTCCGCCTGCGACGGCGAACCTGTCGATGTCTATCAGGGCTACGCCGAGGGCGATTACGTGTTGGTGGCCTCGCCCGAGGCGGGCGTGCTGGAGGAACTGGCGGTGCAGCGCGGCGAGGCGGTGGAGACGGGCATGCCGCTGTTCGCGCTCGAGCGGCGCAACGAGGCGGCGGGGCGCCAGCAGGCCGAGGCGCAGCTGCGGCTCGCGCAGGCCCGGCTCGGCAATCTCGACAAGGGGCTGCGCTCGCCCGAGATCGACGCGCTGCGCGCGGCGGCGGAGCAGGCCGAGGCCGCGCGCAAGCTGGCCGAGATCCAGTTGAAGCGCGACCGCGAGCTGCTGGCGAAGAAATACATCGCACCGGATCGCGTCGACGCGGACGAGACCGCGCTGGCGAGCGCGCAGGCGCAGGTCGACGAGGCGAAGGCGCGCCTGAAGCTGGCCACCGAAAGCCTGGGGCGCGCGGGCGAGATCGAGGCGGCGCGCGCCGAGGTCGATGCCGCGCAGGCCGCGCTCGAGCAGGCCGAGTGGCGGCTGGCGCAGAAGTCGCGCAAGGCCCCGGAGGCCGGGCTGGTCCATGACACCTTCTTCGTCGCCGGCGAGTGGGTGCCGGCCGGCAAGCCGGTGGTCAGCCTGCTGCCACCCGCCAACATCAAGCTGCGTTTCTATGTCCCGGAGACGGTGGTCGGCGGCCTGCGCGTCGGCCAGGGCGTCAAGGTCAGTTGCGACGG is part of the Gammaproteobacteria bacterium genome and harbors:
- a CDS encoding HlyD family efflux transporter periplasmic adaptor subunit, giving the protein MKRTFIILAALFTLSACDGEPVDVYQGYAEGDYVLVASPEAGVLEELAVQRGEAVETGMPLFALERRNEAAGRQQAEAQLRLAQARLGNLDKGLRSPEIDALRAAAEQAEAARKLAEIQLKRDRELLAKKYIAPDRVDADETALASAQAQVDEAKARLKLATESLGRAGEIEAARAEVDAAQAALEQAEWRLAQKSRKAPEAGLVHDTFFVAGEWVPAGKPVVSLLPPANIKLRFYVPETVVGGLRVGQGVKVSCDGCGAVLDAAVSYVSPAAEFTPPVIYSRESRAKLVFMIEARPAAADAARLKPGQPVDVRL